One window of Candidatus Latescibacterota bacterium genomic DNA carries:
- the sucC gene encoding ADP-forming succinate--CoA ligase subunit beta → MKIHEVDARGIFAGAGLPVPPSILITEPAEARGAAEELGCPVVVKSQVLVGGRGKAGGVKLASTPEEAVEKAGAILGMDIKGLTVEKVLIAKAVDISEEFYVGMVYDRVTRKPLMMISPAGGIDIEEVARTTPEKILKEAIDPLSGILPFQLRKMSAFLTSDRAVAKQLAPVFKGLFRAFMEVDSSLAEINPLVVSPDGKVWAIDAKINIDDNSLYRHAALEAMRDDSSEDPGEVEARDSDLSFVKLDGKIGCIVNGAGLAMATMDMIKYFGSEPANFLDIGGSSSPEKVLAAMKIIVRDPGVKAILINIFGGITRCDDVANGLLQAKKDLGVDIPLVVRLTGTNAEEARAILEGTELVPAATMEEGVKKAIEIASAS, encoded by the coding sequence TTGAAGATCCATGAGGTTGACGCAAGAGGGATATTTGCCGGCGCGGGACTTCCCGTGCCACCAAGCATCCTGATAACAGAGCCCGCGGAGGCCAGGGGGGCAGCCGAAGAACTCGGTTGCCCGGTCGTGGTCAAATCGCAGGTCCTGGTCGGTGGAAGAGGCAAGGCAGGTGGGGTGAAGCTGGCCTCGACTCCCGAAGAAGCTGTTGAAAAAGCCGGGGCGATACTGGGGATGGATATCAAGGGGCTGACGGTGGAGAAAGTCCTTATCGCCAAAGCGGTCGATATCTCCGAGGAGTTCTATGTCGGGATGGTCTACGACCGTGTCACGCGCAAGCCATTGATGATGATCTCTCCTGCCGGAGGGATCGATATCGAGGAAGTCGCCAGGACCACTCCAGAGAAGATACTGAAGGAAGCGATCGATCCCCTGTCAGGGATACTGCCATTTCAGTTGAGGAAGATGTCGGCCTTTTTAACGTCGGACAGGGCTGTCGCTAAACAGCTGGCTCCCGTTTTTAAGGGCCTTTTCAGAGCGTTTATGGAAGTCGACTCATCGCTCGCAGAGATAAACCCTCTTGTCGTCAGTCCTGACGGGAAGGTATGGGCGATCGATGCCAAGATCAATATCGACGATAACAGCCTCTACAGGCACGCCGCATTGGAAGCGATGAGGGACGATTCTTCGGAAGATCCCGGTGAAGTGGAAGCCCGTGACTCGGACCTTTCATTCGTCAAACTCGATGGGAAGATAGGTTGTATAGTGAACGGGGCCGGACTGGCGATGGCGACGATGGATATGATCAAGTATTTCGGCTCAGAGCCGGCGAACTTCCTCGATATCGGTGGAAGTTCCAGTCCCGAGAAAGTACTCGCTGCGATGAAGATAATCGTGCGCGACCCCGGGGTTAAAGCGATCCTTATCAATATATTTGGCGGTATCACCCGATGCGACGACGTAGCCAACGGTCTGCTTCAGGCGAAGAAAGACCTGGGAGTGGATATTCCCCTGGTCGTCAGGTTGACCGGGACTAACGCCGAGGAGGCGAGGGCCATCCTCGAAGGTACGGAACTGGTTCCGGCCGCGACGATGGAAGAAGGCGTCAAGAAGGCGATCGAGATCGCCAGCGCTTCATAA
- the sucD gene encoding succinate--CoA ligase subunit alpha, with translation MSILVDKNTKLIVQGITGRDGGFHTSQMVAYGTNVVGGVTPGKGGQKTDDGVPVFNTMEEAVRETGADTSVIYVPAPFAADAICEASDAGVELVVCIAEGIPVKDMVRALPYVRERGTTVVGPNCPGVISPGKAKVGIMPGNIHKEGKVGVVSRSGTLTYEVVYHLTQNGLGQSTCLGIGGDPVIGTNLLDAMALFADDDETEVVVLIGEIGGNDEEKAAEIIKNGYPKKVAAFIAGRTAPPGKRMGHAGAIVTGGTGTAAEKVEAFKSAGVEVAEIPAEIAEIVSRLI, from the coding sequence TTGAGTATTCTTGTCGATAAGAACACGAAATTGATCGTCCAGGGGATCACGGGCAGGGATGGAGGTTTCCATACCAGCCAGATGGTAGCCTATGGGACGAATGTCGTCGGTGGAGTGACTCCCGGCAAGGGTGGTCAGAAGACCGATGACGGGGTGCCGGTATTCAATACGATGGAAGAGGCGGTCCGCGAGACTGGTGCTGATACCAGTGTCATTTATGTGCCGGCCCCTTTCGCCGCGGACGCTATATGCGAAGCTTCCGACGCAGGCGTCGAGCTGGTCGTCTGTATTGCCGAGGGCATACCGGTCAAGGATATGGTCAGGGCACTTCCATACGTGCGTGAACGGGGTACGACTGTCGTCGGCCCGAATTGTCCCGGAGTGATCTCGCCAGGTAAGGCGAAGGTCGGGATCATGCCAGGGAATATTCACAAAGAAGGTAAGGTGGGAGTCGTATCAAGAAGTGGCACCCTCACTTACGAAGTCGTTTATCATTTAACTCAGAACGGTTTGGGCCAGTCCACATGTCTGGGAATCGGGGGAGATCCGGTGATCGGTACGAACCTTCTCGACGCGATGGCTCTCTTTGCCGATGACGACGAGACTGAAGTGGTCGTCCTGATCGGTGAGATCGGTGGAAACGACGAAGAAAAGGCGGCAGAGATCATAAAGAACGGCTATCCCAAAAAGGTGGCCGCGTTCATAGCAGGCAGGACCGCTCCTCCTGGCAAGAGGATGGGACACGCGGGAGCGATAGTGACGGGTGGTACGGGAACGGCGGCTGAAAAGGTCGAAGCGTTCAAGTCTGCTGGAGTGGAAGTAGCGGAGATCCCGGCTGAAATAGCTGAAATAGTATCCAGACTGATATAG
- the ndk gene encoding nucleoside-diphosphate kinase — protein sequence MEKTYLMIKPEMVKAGKQGELIEFVQRNGFVITKMKQFRFNAERAGEFYGVHREKPFFNDLVQYITSGEVVGLQLEKDNAIKLVRELVGATDPANASPGTIRYIYGASLQTNAVHASDSPESVEKELAIVFPED from the coding sequence TTGGAAAAGACATACCTGATGATCAAGCCGGAGATGGTCAAGGCCGGAAAACAGGGTGAGCTGATTGAATTTGTCCAGAGAAACGGTTTTGTGATCACGAAGATGAAACAGTTCCGATTCAACGCGGAAAGAGCTGGGGAATTCTACGGCGTACATCGCGAAAAACCTTTCTTTAACGATCTTGTCCAGTATATTACTTCGGGCGAAGTCGTCGGGCTGCAGCTTGAGAAAGATAACGCGATCAAACTGGTCAGGGAACTGGTCGGAGCGACCGATCCGGCGAATGCGAGCCCGGGTACGATACGGTATATTTACGGAGCAAGTCTCCAGACGAATGCCGTGCATGCCTCTGATTCACCGGAGTCGGTGGAAAAAGAGCTTGCTATCGTATTTCCCGAAGATTAA